The Brassica napus cultivar Da-Ae unplaced genomic scaffold, Da-Ae ScsIHWf_730;HRSCAF=1057, whole genome shotgun sequence genome has a segment encoding these proteins:
- the LOC125605243 gene encoding uncharacterized protein LOC125605243 isoform X1, with product MTLRPSFRSRGNPSKAASASRGSDRNQGGSFLISMKEVLDDGGSKPVVETTPTEVVAQDAAPLPEVQVPEADYQAPKGTSEIEPSRHKRPRIDQGGASIRSSSSSSRGGTVGWSFTHSKPGSILDDSWGLAAIMRHLKSVGCPLPALKDLTNRDEYLDIAHCMGQLAGAVNRAQLRFENALCAAPNAGELAEVTEMVKAAKTDLDQARVRISELEAEVTRLGSKADAQQGEIESQKLDIQVKSRRINDLEAARKIAEHQVRELIASSRDSQKNKEAEVKLAVREGKKEVAEAYGKILVCVKEKFARKKDEVDALVYAQELQANADLLKDMLNNKIQSVEEEYNQLVALLPEATTAYEKAQVSDFSVSKLPLPQISESSGTFEINMFNPSFSGEYGSNLGLMAPDLAPVEAAIGGDGNVVDEGVPAGAGDPIQEEKED from the exons ATGACTCTGCGACCGTCATTCCGTTCTAGGGGTAACCCCTCTAAAGCTGCCAGTGCTTCTCGTGGAAGCGACAGGAACCAAGGAGGATCGTTCCTTATCTCAATGAAGGAAGTTTTGGACGACGGAGGATCCAAACCTGTTGTCGAGACTACTCCAACTGAGGTTGTAGCTCAGGATGCTGCTCCTCTCCCTGAGGTCCAGGTGCCGGAGGCTGACTACCAGGCTCCGAAGGGTACCTCTGAGATCGAGCCGTCGAGACACAAGAGGCCCAGGATCGATCAGGGCGGAGCTTCCATccgttcttcttcctcgtcctctagaGGAGGGACTGTTGGGTGGAGCTTTACCCATTCGAAGCCTGGGTCGATCCTGGATGACTCTTGGGGCCTAGCTGCGATAATGAGGCACCTGAAGAGCGTGGGATGTCCCCTTCCAGCGCTCAAGGACCTGACTAACCGAGATGAGTATCTCGATATTGCCCACTGTATGGGTCAG TTGGCTGGGGCTGTTAACAGGGCCCAGCTCAGGTTTGAGAATGCTCTGTGTGCTGCCCCCAATGCTGGTGAACTTGCTGAGGTTACCGAGATGGTTAAGGCAGCCAAAACCGATCTTGACCAAGCCCGGGTTCGAATTTCTGAACTCGAAGCCGAAGTGACGAGGCTAGGCTCGAAGGCCGATGCTCAGCAAGGAGAGATCGAGAGTCAAAAGCTCGATATCCAGGTGAAGAGCAGGAGGATCAATGATTTAGAGGCTGCTCGAAAGATAGCTGAGCATCAAGTACGTGAGCTCATTGCCTCATCCCGGGATAGCCAGAAGAACAAGGAAGCTGAAGTCAAGCTGGCTGTCAGGGAAGGGAAGAAAGAAGTCGCCGAAGCTTACGGCAAGATCCTGGTCTGTGTTAAGGAGAAGTTTGCTAGGAAGAAAGATGAGGTCGACGCTTTGGTGTACGCTCAGGAGCTCCAAGCTAATGCCGACCTCTTGAAGGATATGCTGAACAACAAGATCCAAAGCGTTGAAGAGGAGTACAACCAATTGGTGGCCTTATTACCAGAAGCGACAACTGCGTATGAGAAGGCTCAAGTCTCTGACTTCTCGGTCAGCAAGCTTCCTCTTCCCCAGATCTCGGAGAGTTCAGGTACTTTCGAGATtaacatgtttaatccatccTTTTCTGGGGAGTATGGCTCTAATTTGGGTTTGATGGCTCCTGACTTAGCTCCAGTCGAGGCAGCAATAGGAGGTGACGGCAATGTGGTCGATGAGGGAGTTCCTGCCGGTGCTGGTGATCCGATTcaggaagagaaggaagattga
- the LOC125605243 gene encoding uncharacterized protein LOC125605243 isoform X3, whose amino-acid sequence MTLRPSFRSRGNPSKAASASRGSDRNQGGSFLISMKEVLDDGGSKPVVETTPTEVVAQDAAPLPEVQVPEADYQAPKGTSEIEPSRHKRPRIDQGGASIRSSSSSSRGGTVGWSFTHSKPGSILDDSWGLAAIMRHLKSVGCPLPALKDLTNRDEYLDIAHCMGQLAGAVNRAQLRFENALCAAPNAGELAEVTEMVKAAKTDLDQARVRISELEAEVTRLGSKADAQQGEIESQKLDIQVKSRRINDLEAARKIAEHQVRELIASSRDSQKNKEAEVKLAVREGKKEVAEAYGKILVCVKEKFARKKDEVDALVYAQELQANADLLKDMLNNKIQSVEEEYNQLVALLPEATTAYEKAQVSDFSVSKLPLPQISESSVEAAIGGDGNVVDEGVPAGAGDPIQEEKED is encoded by the exons ATGACTCTGCGACCGTCATTCCGTTCTAGGGGTAACCCCTCTAAAGCTGCCAGTGCTTCTCGTGGAAGCGACAGGAACCAAGGAGGATCGTTCCTTATCTCAATGAAGGAAGTTTTGGACGACGGAGGATCCAAACCTGTTGTCGAGACTACTCCAACTGAGGTTGTAGCTCAGGATGCTGCTCCTCTCCCTGAGGTCCAGGTGCCGGAGGCTGACTACCAGGCTCCGAAGGGTACCTCTGAGATCGAGCCGTCGAGACACAAGAGGCCCAGGATCGATCAGGGCGGAGCTTCCATccgttcttcttcctcgtcctctagaGGAGGGACTGTTGGGTGGAGCTTTACCCATTCGAAGCCTGGGTCGATCCTGGATGACTCTTGGGGCCTAGCTGCGATAATGAGGCACCTGAAGAGCGTGGGATGTCCCCTTCCAGCGCTCAAGGACCTGACTAACCGAGATGAGTATCTCGATATTGCCCACTGTATGGGTCAG TTGGCTGGGGCTGTTAACAGGGCCCAGCTCAGGTTTGAGAATGCTCTGTGTGCTGCCCCCAATGCTGGTGAACTTGCTGAGGTTACCGAGATGGTTAAGGCAGCCAAAACCGATCTTGACCAAGCCCGGGTTCGAATTTCTGAACTCGAAGCCGAAGTGACGAGGCTAGGCTCGAAGGCCGATGCTCAGCAAGGAGAGATCGAGAGTCAAAAGCTCGATATCCAGGTGAAGAGCAGGAGGATCAATGATTTAGAGGCTGCTCGAAAGATAGCTGAGCATCAAGTACGTGAGCTCATTGCCTCATCCCGGGATAGCCAGAAGAACAAGGAAGCTGAAGTCAAGCTGGCTGTCAGGGAAGGGAAGAAAGAAGTCGCCGAAGCTTACGGCAAGATCCTGGTCTGTGTTAAGGAGAAGTTTGCTAGGAAGAAAGATGAGGTCGACGCTTTGGTGTACGCTCAGGAGCTCCAAGCTAATGCCGACCTCTTGAAGGATATGCTGAACAACAAGATCCAAAGCGTTGAAGAGGAGTACAACCAATTGGTGGCCTTATTACCAGAAGCGACAACTGCGTATGAGAAGGCTCAAGTCTCTGACTTCTCGGTCAGCAAGCTTCCTCTTCCCCAGATCTCGGAGAGTTCAG TCGAGGCAGCAATAGGAGGTGACGGCAATGTGGTCGATGAGGGAGTTCCTGCCGGTGCTGGTGATCCGATTcaggaagagaaggaagattga
- the LOC125605243 gene encoding uncharacterized protein LOC125605243 isoform X2: MTLRPSFRSRGNPSKAASASRGSDRNQGGSFLISMKEVLDDGGSKPVVETTPTEVVAQDAAPLPEVQVPEADYQAPKGTSEIEPSRHKRPRIDQGGASIRSSSSSSRGGTVGWSFTHSKPGSILDDSWGLAAIMRHLKSVGCPLPALKDLTNRDEYLDIAHCMGQLAGAVNRAQLRFENALCAAPNAGELAEVTEMVKAAKTDLDQARVRISELEAEVTRLGSKADAQQGEIESQKLDIQVKSRRINDLEAARKIAEHQVRELIASSRDSQKNKEAEVKLAVREGKKEVAEAYGKILVCVKEKFARKKDEVDALVYAQELQANADLLKDMLNNKIQSVEEEYNQLVALLPEATTAYEKAQVSDFSVSKLPLPQISESSAPVEAAIGGDGNVVDEGVPAGAGDPIQEEKED; this comes from the exons ATGACTCTGCGACCGTCATTCCGTTCTAGGGGTAACCCCTCTAAAGCTGCCAGTGCTTCTCGTGGAAGCGACAGGAACCAAGGAGGATCGTTCCTTATCTCAATGAAGGAAGTTTTGGACGACGGAGGATCCAAACCTGTTGTCGAGACTACTCCAACTGAGGTTGTAGCTCAGGATGCTGCTCCTCTCCCTGAGGTCCAGGTGCCGGAGGCTGACTACCAGGCTCCGAAGGGTACCTCTGAGATCGAGCCGTCGAGACACAAGAGGCCCAGGATCGATCAGGGCGGAGCTTCCATccgttcttcttcctcgtcctctagaGGAGGGACTGTTGGGTGGAGCTTTACCCATTCGAAGCCTGGGTCGATCCTGGATGACTCTTGGGGCCTAGCTGCGATAATGAGGCACCTGAAGAGCGTGGGATGTCCCCTTCCAGCGCTCAAGGACCTGACTAACCGAGATGAGTATCTCGATATTGCCCACTGTATGGGTCAG TTGGCTGGGGCTGTTAACAGGGCCCAGCTCAGGTTTGAGAATGCTCTGTGTGCTGCCCCCAATGCTGGTGAACTTGCTGAGGTTACCGAGATGGTTAAGGCAGCCAAAACCGATCTTGACCAAGCCCGGGTTCGAATTTCTGAACTCGAAGCCGAAGTGACGAGGCTAGGCTCGAAGGCCGATGCTCAGCAAGGAGAGATCGAGAGTCAAAAGCTCGATATCCAGGTGAAGAGCAGGAGGATCAATGATTTAGAGGCTGCTCGAAAGATAGCTGAGCATCAAGTACGTGAGCTCATTGCCTCATCCCGGGATAGCCAGAAGAACAAGGAAGCTGAAGTCAAGCTGGCTGTCAGGGAAGGGAAGAAAGAAGTCGCCGAAGCTTACGGCAAGATCCTGGTCTGTGTTAAGGAGAAGTTTGCTAGGAAGAAAGATGAGGTCGACGCTTTGGTGTACGCTCAGGAGCTCCAAGCTAATGCCGACCTCTTGAAGGATATGCTGAACAACAAGATCCAAAGCGTTGAAGAGGAGTACAACCAATTGGTGGCCTTATTACCAGAAGCGACAACTGCGTATGAGAAGGCTCAAGTCTCTGACTTCTCGGTCAGCAAGCTTCCTCTTCCCCAGATCTCGGAGAGTTCAG CTCCAGTCGAGGCAGCAATAGGAGGTGACGGCAATGTGGTCGATGAGGGAGTTCCTGCCGGTGCTGGTGATCCGATTcaggaagagaaggaagattga